A stretch of Arachis hypogaea cultivar Tifrunner chromosome 15, arahy.Tifrunner.gnm2.J5K5, whole genome shotgun sequence DNA encodes these proteins:
- the LOC112751429 gene encoding putative glucose-6-phosphate 1-epimerase yields MPFNIYHDKHGLPRIILTEPKGSSAEVLLYGGQVVSWKNERKEELLFMSSKGNWKQPKAIRGGISSCFLRFGDLGSLEQYGFTRNRMWSLDRDPSPLPPSDNQSSVDLILKSTGVDLKTPRSFEFRLRICISPGKLILIPRVRNTDNKAFSFTFALCNYLSVSDISEVRIEGLETLDYFDNLMNRSRFTEQADAITFDGEIDRVYLRSPSKIAIIDHEKKRTFVLQKNAMPDAVVWNPWDRKGKTLPDLGVDDYKFMICMNSAAIENPIVLKPSEEWKGYQEISTVSSSYCSGQLDPLKVLYGLH; encoded by the exons ATGCCGTTTAACATATATCATGACAAACATGGATTGCCAAGAATTATTTTAACTGAACCTAAAGGTTCTTCAGCTGAg GTGCTTCTGTACGGAGGACAAGTTGTTTCTTGGAAGAATGAAAGGAAGGAAGAGCTACTTTTTATGAGCAGCAAg GGAAATTGGAAACAGCCTAAAGCAATCAGAGGAGGCATATCATCATGCTTTCTAAGG TTTGGTGATCTTGGTTCACTTGAACAATATGGATTCACAAGAAACAGAATGTGGTCATTGGATAGAGACCCTTCACCTTTACCACCATCAGACAATCAATCATCAGTTGACTTGATACTCAAGTCAACCGGAGTTGACTTGAAGACGCCTCGCAG TTTTGAGTTCCGGCTTCGCATCTGTATCAGTCCTGGAAAGTTGATTCTGATCCCAAGAGTCAGAAACACTGATAACAAAGCATTCTCATTCACATTTGCACTATGCAACTATTTATCAGTATCAGATATCAG TGAAGTGAGAATTGAGGGATTGGAGACACTTGATTACTTTGACAATCTGATGAACAGATCAAGGTTCACAGAACAAGCAGATGCAATTACATTTGATGGAGAG ATTGACAGGGTGTACTTGCGCAGCCCTTCAAAAATTGCAATCATAGACCATGAGAAGAAGAGAACTTTTGTACTTCAGAAGAATGCAATGCCTGATGCAG TTGTATGGAATCCATGGGACAGAAAAGGCAAGACTCTACCTGATTTAGGAGTTGATGATTACAAGTTCATGATATGTATGAACTCTGCAGCCATTGAGAACCCTATTGTCTTGAAGCCTTCTGAAGAGTGGAAAGGGTATCAAGAGATCTCTACTGTTTCATCTAGCTACTGCAGTGGACAATTAGACCCTCTTAAGGTTCTTTATGGCCTTCACTGA
- the LOC112751430 gene encoding golgin candidate 6, with translation MKMDLRSGYKGVVGLVFGNESSSDADSYVERLLDRISNGKLADDRRNAIIELQAVVSENQASQLAFGAMGFPVMLSVLKEEREDVEMVRGALETLVSALTPINHGKGSSNEVQPALMNTDLLSREADSISLLLSLLEEDDFYVRYYTLQLLTALLTNSPQRLQEAILTIPRGITRLMDMLMDREVIRNEALLLLTHLTREAEEIQKIVVFEGAFEKIFSIIREEGNSDGGVVVQDCLELLNNLLRNNASNQVLLRETIGLDSLISILKLRGSAFSFTQQKTINLLSALETIRLLIKGSDADTGKDMNKQANKTNLVQKKLLDHLLILSIESQWAPVAVRCAAMQCIGDLIIGDSKNRDLLASKILGEEPQVEPALNSILRIILRTSSMQEFIAADYVFKCFCEKNSDGQSMLASTLIPQPYSMSHATLEEDINMSFGSMLLHGLTLGENSGDLEICCRAASVLSHILKDNLPCKERVLRIEIEPPMQSLGAPEPLLHRMVKYSALASSMKGKDGKSSTSENSYTEVIILKLLITWLADCPSAVQCFLDARPHLTYLLELVSNLSETVCIRGFATVVLGECVIYNKSTDNGKDAYAIVDAISQKVGLSSYFLKFDEMKKSFAFASVESSMTRKSFARSSAASMADIEDVDENDLSEKKSPDHPILSSVLDSYFVNFVKKLEADIREQIVDVYSQPKIKVAVVPAELEQKSGESDGEYVKRLKTFVEKQCSEIQDLLVRNATLAEDLAKTSGGSRSLESDQRVSGASERVQMEKLRRELQEASQRLVNLQAEKAKVESEAEMYRNLAGKTEADLRSLSDAYNSLEQSNIQMENELKALRKGGPSTFPDVEAIKAEAREEAQKESEGELNDLLVCLGQEQSKVERLTARLLELGEDVDKLLEGIGDEAGAGEEDEDDDDDDDDAE, from the exons ATGAAGATGGATTTAAGGTCCGGTTACAAG GGGGTTGTTGGGCTTGTTTTCGGCAACGAGAGTTCTTCAGATGCAGATAG CTATGTTGAGCGGTTGCTTGACCGGATAAGCAATGGTAAACTAGCAGATGATAGAAGAAATGCTATTATTGAGCTTCAGGCTGTTGTCTCCGAAAATCAGGCTTCCCAGTTAGCATTTGGCGCCATGG GCTTTCCTGTAATGCTTAGCGTCTTAAAGGAAGAGCGTGAAGATGTTGAAATG GTTCGTGGTGCCCTGGAAACTCTAGTAAGTGCACTGACTCCCATTAATCATGGAAAAGGGTCAAGTAATGAAGTTCAGCCAGCCTTGATGAACACTGATTTACTTTCTAGAGAAGCAGACAGTATCTCTCTCCTTCTAAGTCTGTTG GAAGAAGATGATTTCTATGTGCGGTACTATACTTTGCAACTGCTGACTGCCCTTCTCACTAATTCTCCACAGAG GTTGCAGGAAGCTATATTGACCATCCCTCGTGGAATAACACGGCTAATGGATATGCTCATGGATCGCGAG GTAATAAGGAACGAGGCCTTATTGCTTCTTACTCACTTGACGCGTGAAGCTGAG GAGATTCAAAAGATTGTCGTCTTTGAAGGTGCATTTGAGAAGATTTTCAGTATCATAAGAGAGGAGGGAAATTCAGATGGTGGAGTTGTTGTACAG GACTGCCTTGAATTGTTGAACAACTTGCTTCGTAACAATGCATCCAATCAG GTACTGTTAAGAGAGACCATAGGACTTGATTCATTGATATCAATTTTGAAGCTGAGAGGAAGTGCTTTCTCTTTTACTCAACAGAAG ACAATCAATCTGCTCAGTGCATTAGAAACCATTAGACTGCTTATAAAGGGTTCTGACGCTGATACTGGGAAAGACATGAATAAACAGGCAAATAAGACAAATTTGGTTCAG AAAAAGCTATTGGACCATCTGTTGATATTAAGTATTGAAAGCCAGTGGGCACCTGTTGCAGTTCGATGTGCG GCAATGCAATGTATTGGTGATCTGATTATTGGAGATTCAAAGAATCGTGATCTTCTTGCTAGCAAAATTCTTGGAGAGGAGCCACAAGTTGAGCCTGCTCTAAATTCTATACTTAGAATCATTTTGAGGACTTCTAGCATGCAAGAGTTCATTGCAGCGGATTATGTTTTCAAAtgcttctgtgag AAAAACTCCGATGGGCAATCAATGCTGGCTTCTACTCTAATTCCACAGCCATATTCCATGAGTCATGCAACCCTTGAAGAAGATATCAATATGTCTTTTGGAAG CATGCTATTACATGGTCTCACTTTGGGTGAAAACAGTGGTGATCTTGAG ATTTGTTGCAGAGCTGCAAGTGTTCTATCTCATATATTGAAGGACAATCTCCCTTGCAAGGAAAGG GTTTTACGAATTGAAATAGAGCCACCCATGCAATCTTTAGGAGCTCCAGAGCCACTACTGCATCGAATGGTGAAATATTCTGCCCTTGCTTCTTCCATGAAAGGCAAAGATGGAAAGTCTAGTACATCAGAAAACTCTTATACAGAAGTCATTATCTTGAAATTACTGATTACCTGGCTAGCAGACTGTCCAAGTGCAGTACAGTGCTTCCTAGATGCTCGCCCCCACCTAACTTATCTTCTTGAGCTCGTATCAAATTTGTCAGAAACAGTGTGTATAAGGGGATTTGCAACAGTGGTCTTGGGTGAATGTGTTATCTATAATAAATCCACTGATAACGGAAAAGATGCATATGCCATTGTTGATGCAATAAGTCAGAAAGTTGGGCTCAGTTCATACTTCCTAAAATTTGACGAGATGAAGAAGAGCTTTGCTTTTGCCAGTGTGGAATCATCTATGACCCGTAAATCATTCGCTAGATCTTCAGCAGCCAGCATGGCAGATATTGAAGATGTAGATGAAAATGATTTGTCTGAAAAGAAATCTCCTGATCATCCAATTCTTTCTTCTGTCTTGGATTCTTACTTTGTGAATTTTGTCAAAAAACTGGAGGCAGATATTAGAGAGCAGATTGTGGATGTTTATAGCCAACCAAAAATCAAGGTGGCGGTAGTTCCAGCAGAATTAGAGCAGAAAAGTGGGGAAAGTGACGGCGAGTATGTAAAGAGGCTGAAAACTTTTGTTGAGAAGCAGTGCTCTGAGATACAG GATCTCCTTGTTCGAAATGCCACTTTGGCTGAGGATCTGGCTAAGACTAGTGGAGGTAGCAGAAGTTTAGAGTCTGACCAAAGAGTAAGTGGGGCCTCAGAAAGAGTCCAAATGGAGAAACTCCGGAGAGAACTCCAAGAAGCATCTCAAAGGTTGGTGAACCTTCAGGCAGAAAAGGCTAAAGTTGAATCAGAGGCAGAAATGTACCGGAATTTAGCCGGAAAGACAGAAGCTGATCTAAGGAGTCTATCCGACGCCTACAATAGTCTTGAGCAATCCAACATTCAAATGGAGAATGAGTTGAAAGCACTTAGGAAAGGAGGGCCCTCAACATTCCCAGATGTGGAAGCAATAAAAGCCGAAGCAAGGGAAGAAGCTCAGAAGGAGAGTGAGGGAGAGCTGAATGATCTGCTTGTATGCCTTGGCCAAGAACAAAGCAAGGTGGAAAGACTTACTGCTAGATTGCTCGAGTTGGGGGAGGATGTTGATAAACTACTTGAAGGCATTGGCGACGAGGCAGGGGCCGGTGAAGAAgacgaagatgatgatgatgatgatgatgatgccgaATAA